One Saccharomyces kudriavzevii IFO 1802 strain IFO1802 genome assembly, chromosome: 4 genomic region harbors:
- the TRS120 gene encoding TRAPPII-specific subunit TRS120 (similar to Saccharomyces cerevisiae TRS120 (YDR407C); ancestral locus Anc_5.506), giving the protein MNILKHFPSYVGPSKIRTLVIPIGHWKRKEFNDAVLKLSGFNEIHLSDVTPIDSPIFTPQGFPHGKLFFEFLTIDHDDALELFLYDFEPFRKTFVIIGLVNDYSDPMANLNFMREKYPTLISPNLVYTSASPTREFEKTIDAMENVFVSSPHMQKSIETIMCDIARNFLIALNNYYSSYKHVTLRSPGAIGGNSVLKTTLIRQNSYTSSSSSASMSAVQSSVPSSSKAGSAANASKRLSSFEMTTNSLKRSASLKLGTTLSTSENKTQQKSLGRQLKILGNFQLLAGRYVDALNSFTDAISTLYKVRDYLWLGSALDGISICFLLLSYLDLTYQIPQIVSLICPVEKLNVDPGSTSVSPVESNNKTTATATITSNTPRNSISIAAMQSPRNSMMSLTTPALNIDVENINLPLFIKCISDKVLYYYDLSLMHNSEYAPQVVYCESLLKTLTFMTSCYKSSDFSKDVLNSIVKNQNASLSDIPNNPIFPRFEVYFYTNKLFELQLKEMQVEAQVNIYSAMAEVYRLLGYKRKQLFVLRLLMVALLATPNKIAWHPDYRSLLDTIVKLFNIDKKQPENNGDDTCQFTWLILQKKILQLCIKVSRRVCDFEYVAKFSFILVTSYAQLLSQSEHDVLFKDYIHPSISNKSIKSYWDPFLLRDIVVNRVLDSDPISNQIPLESDINSLENLKDEQKSQDLDPQEVFNPFKQVQATSLLSNSNDNFPILVFLVGDKVEFTCSVQNPFKFDITINDIQLNEEISEFCEIDQKAISYSGPYNVKAESMRSITLPLIIKKSTYKKIYEIKSLKISVLQLPFQQFNIIKDSRKLNSFEGDAENNRCIYSELRIKILPEQPQLELVSTSKMTKNSWMMLDGTKTDFHVTVRNKSLSSPINHIRIMPINNIEQKLKSDYWKKMPPDDLFIMEKQLDWLSKSCIRIVKTPKVIKPNETITFDLELDNTAVPFNFTGFDLLIEYGMNAAVESCIYLKKLSIPYEVTLRRTIEVPSMDIIPLNELFRPQVENVDWIEYVMSQIRTNTKLHPGDFVLLLLDFRNSWIDGIKLNIQFESFDSNEYHVEAGHTSRIIVPIRKIDCRKYNFENMPIPRIYPGRQFIQSGLNEEQTIEMRQKFWCREHIISRLKCNWKLTTDQSVTGSVDFNKFIEKFDQKMVSTIYTGKLSFEVQLLIDRPEIRIGERTNLRIVAEPTNTCRRKQNATINFLDIVIFDRRTSKLLPRSNRRILYNGSLTRPITTNRPSEVNLEIIPIERGQYEFGVCIFKSNNQDGIIQFNSESVILSVM; this is encoded by the coding sequence ATGAATATTCTTAAACATTTTCCAAGTTACGTTGGCCCGTCTAAAATTAGAACTTTAGTCATACCAATTGGCCAttggaagagaaaagagTTCAATGACGCGGTGCTTAAACTGTCTGGATTCAACGAAATTCACCTGTCTGACGTAACCCCCATCGATAGTCCAATTTTCACGCCGCAAGGGTTCCCTCATGGGAAGCTATTTTTCGAGTTCCTGACCATTGACCATGACGATGCCTTGgaattgtttctttatGATTTTGAGCCATTTCGGAAGACGTTTGTCATTATTGGGCTGGTGAACGATTACAGTGACCCCATGGCCAACTTGAACTTCATGAGGGAGAAGTACCCAACTTTGATTTCGCCCAATTTGGTGTATACTTCAGCTTCACCCACCagagaatttgaaaaaaccaTAGATGCTATGGAAAATGTATTCGTGTCTTCACCACACATGCAGAAAAGCATAGAGACCATTATGTGCGACATAGCAAGAAACTTCCTCATTGCATTGAACAACTATTATTCTTCATATAAGCATGTTACTTTGAGATCGCCGGGCGCAATTGGCGGGAACTCAGTACTAAAAACAACATTGATAAGGCAAAATAGTTACACATCGTCCTCATCCTCCGCGTCCATGTCGGCAGTACAATCCTCCGTCCCAAGTTCATCAAAGGCAGGCTCAGCTGCTAACGCCTCCAAGAgattatcttcttttgaaatgacCACTAACAGTTTGAAAAGGTCTGCCTCTTTAAAGCTAGGCACCACTCTTTCCACCTCTGAGAATAAAACTCAACAAAAGTCACTGGGCAGACAGCTGAAAATATTGGGAAACTTTCAGTTGCTGGCAGGAAGATATGTGGATGCGTTGAACAGTTTCACTGACGCTATTTCTACTTTATACAAAGTGCGTGATTACCTGTGGTTAGGTTCTGCTCTTGATGGCATCTCCATCTGCTTTTTACTCCTGTCTTACCTCGATTTGACATATCAGATTCCGCAGATTGTCAGTCTGATTTGCCCCGTCGAAAAGCTGAATGTCGACCCTGGTTCGACAAGCGTTTCCCCTGTAGAATCCAACAATAAAACCACAGCTACTGCCACTATCACGTCAAACACACCAAGAAATAGCATTTCTATAGCTGCCATGCAGTCTCCGAGAAATTCGATGATGTCTTTGACTACACCAGCATTGAATATCGACGTTGAGAATATCAACCTCCCGCTATTCATAAAATGCATATCTGATAAGGTCTTATACTACTATGATTTAAGTTTAATGCACAATAGTGAATATGCCCCGCAAGTGGTTTATTGTGAATCTTTGCTGAAGACTCTTACCTTTATGACCTCGTGCTACAAAAGTTCAGATTTCTCAAAGGACGTTTTGAACAGCATtgtgaaaaatcaaaatgcGTCATTATCGGATATCCCCAATAATCCAATATTTCCAAGATTTGAAGTCTATTTTTACACTAATAAGCTTTTTGAATTAcaattgaaggaaatgCAAGTAGAAGCTCAGGTGAATATTTACTCCGCAATGGCGGAAGTTTATCGCCTTTTAGGatacaaaagaaagcaaTTATTTGTATTGAGATTATTAATGGTGGCTCTTTTGGCGACTCCAAATAAGATAGCATGGCACCCTGACTATAGATCATTGCTTGACACGATTGTAAAACTATTCAATATTGATAAGAAACAACCTGAAAATAACGGAGATGATACATGTCAATTCACTTGGTTGATCTTACAGAAAAAGATTCTACAGCTATGTATCAAAGTTTCACGAAGAGTTtgtgattttgaatatgtCGCTAAATTTAGCTTCATACTGGTGACTAGCTATGCACAATTATTAAGCCAATCAGAACATGATGTTCTTTTTAAAGATTATATACATCCTTCGATAAGCAACAAGTCTATTAAAAGTTATTGGGATCCTTTCCTTCTGAGGGACATTGTTGTAAATAGAGTACTGGATAGCGACCCTATCTCAAATCAGATCCCGTTAGAATCCGATATAAACAGTCTAGAGAATTTAAAGGACGAACAAAAATCACAAGATCTTGACCCGCAGGAAGTGTTCAATCCATTCAAACAAGTTCAAGCAACTTCACTTCTTTCGAATAGCAACGATAATTTCCCTATTTTAGTGTTTCTAGTTGGAGATAAGGTAGAATTCACCTGCAGTGTACAAAATCCTTTCAAATTCGACATTACAATCAATGATATTCAActaaatgaagaaatatcTGAGTTTTGTGAAATTGACCAAAAGGCTATAAGCTACTCAGGACCATATAACGTTAAAGCCGAATCAATGAGATCAATCACGCTGCCTTTAATTATTAAAAAATCAacatacaaaaaaatatatgaGATTAAGTCCCTGAAAATCTCCGTTTTACAATTAccttttcaacaattcaATATTATTAAAGATTCTAGGAAACTGAATTCCTTTGAAGGAGATGCTGAAAACAATAGATGCATATACAGTGAATTGAGGATTAAAATTCTGCCAGAACAACCACAATTAGAATTAGTAAGCACTTCTAAAATGACAAAAAACTCATGGATGATGCTAGACGGTACCAAAACTGATTTTCATGTAACAGTGAGAAATAAGTCACTGAGCAGCCCGATAAACCATATCAGAATTATGCCAATAAATAATATTGAACAGAAGTTGAAATCTGAttactggaaaaaaatgcctcCTGATGACTTATTCATCATGGAAAAACAGCTAGATTGGTTATCTAAGTCTTGCATACGTATTGTTAAAACTCCAAAGGTTATTAAACCAAATGAAACTATTACATTTGACCTGGAGTTAGATAATACTGCTGTTCCGTTTAATTTTACTGGGTTTGATCTATTGATTGAATATGGCATGAATGCTGCTGTTGAATCTTGTAtctatttgaaaaagttgtcAATTCCCTACGAGGTGACATTGAGAAGAACCATTGAGGTACCAAGTATGGACATCATTCCATTAAATGAACTCTTCCGTCCACAGGTTGAAAATGTCGATTGGATCGAGTACGTAATGAGCCAAATACGCACCAATACTAAGCTTCATCCTGGAGATTTCGTATTATTGTTACTCGACTTTAGAAATTCCTGGATTGATGGAATCAAGTTAAATATTCAGTTTGAAAGTTTCGATAGTAATGAGTATCATGTGGAGGCCGGCCATACATCAAGAATTATTGTTCctataagaaaaattgattgtagaaaatataatttTGAGAACATGCCTATACCAAGGATTTACCCAGGAAGACAATTTATTCAAAGTGGTTTAAACGAGGAGCAGACTATAGAAATGAGACAGAAATTTTGGTGCCGTGAACATATTATTTCAAGGCTAAAATGTAATTGGAAATTAACCACAGATCAATCTGTAACAGGTTCGGTAGATTTCAACAAGTTTATAGAAAAGTTCGATCAAAAGATGGTGTCCACGATATACACTGGGAAGTTATCTTTTGAAGTGCAACTCCTAATTGATAGGCCAGAAATCAGAATTGGCGAAAGAACCAACTTGAGGATAGTGGCAGAGCCAACTAACACTTGCAGAAGAAAGCAAAATGCAACTATAAACTTCTTGGATATTGTAATTTTCGATAGAAGGACATCAAAGCTTTTGCCAAGATCAAACAGAAGAATTTTATATAATGGTTCATTAACCAGGCCTATCACTACAAATAGGCCCTCAGAAGTCAACCTAGAAATTATTCCAATTGAAAGAGGCCAGTATGAATTTGGCGTGTGCATCTTCAAGTCAAACAATCAGGACGgaattattcaattcaATTCCGAAAGTGTCATCTTGTCGGTTATGTAG
- the ADE8 gene encoding phosphoribosylglycinamide formyltransferase (similar to Saccharomyces cerevisiae ADE8 (YDR408C); ancestral locus Anc_5.508), producing MARIVVLISGSGSNLQALIDAQKQSRLGNDARIVSVVSSSKKAYGLTRAAENGIPTKVCSLYPYTKGIAKEDKAARAKARTQFEDDLAKLVLEEKPDVIICAGWLLILGSTFLSQLQSVPILNLHPALPGCFDGTTHAIEMAWQKCQDDNKPLVAGCMVHYVIEEVDKGEPLVVKQLEIVPGKETLEQYEQRVHAAEHVAIVDATYKVLQQLHK from the coding sequence ATGGCCAGGATTGTCGTGTTAATATCGGGCTCCGGTTCCAACTTGCAGGCTTTGATCGATGCTCAAAAGCAAAGCCGATTGGGCAACGACGCCCGTATCGTCTCGGTCGTATCTTCGAGCAAGAAGGCGTATGGGTTGACCAGGGCGGCAGAGAATGGCATCCCCACAAAGGTCTGTTCGCTGTATCCATACACGAAAGGCATTGCGAAAGAGGACAAGGCCGCAAGGGCCAAGGCAAGAACGCAGTTTGAGGATGATCTGGCAAAGCTGGTTCTCGAGGAAAAGCCCGACGTGATCATCTGTGCGGGCTGGCTGCTGATCCTCGGCTCTACCTTCTTGAGCCAACTGCAGTCCGTTCCGATACTAAATCTTCATCCAGCGTTACCAGGTTGCTTTGATGGCACCACACATGCCATTGAGATGGCATGGCAAAAGTGCCAAGACGACAACAAGCCATTGGTGGCTGGATGCATGGTGCATTATGTCATCGAGGAGGTCGACAAGGGCGAACCACTGGTGGTGAAACAGCTGGAAATCGTTCCGGGGAAAGAAACGCTGGAGCAGTATGAGCAAAGAGTGCATGCTGCTGAGCACGTCGCCATCGTGGACGCCACCTACAAGGTCCTGCAGCAGCTCCACAAGTAA
- the SIZ1 gene encoding SUMO ligase SIZ1 (similar to Saccharomyces cerevisiae SIZ1 (YDR409W) and NFI1 (YOR156C); ancestral locus Anc_5.509) has product MIHLEDYWDDETPGPDREPSTELRNEVEETITLMELLKVSELKEICRSLSFPVSGRKAVLQDLIRNFLQNAIVVGKSDPYRVQAVKFLIERIRKNEPLPVYKDLWDALRKGTPLNAIMVRSMEGPSTAQQQSPSVIRQSPTHRRRTSSTASTSRAQPANPDAASSSSPVLPTIHFKESPFYKIQRLIRELVMKVEITGGRGMCSAKFKLSKADHDLMIKPNSKHRLYLFSGMINPLGSRGNEPIQFPFPNELRCNNVQIKDNIRGFKSKPGTAKPADLTPFLKPYTQQNNVELIYAFTTREYMLFGYIVEMISPEQLLEKVLKHPKIIKQATLLYLKRTFKEDEEMGLTTTSTIMSLQCPISYTRMKYPSKSINCKHLQCFDALWFLHSQLQIPTWQCPVCQIGIALENLAISEFVDDILRNCEENVEQVELTSDGKWTAILEDDDDDDSDGDGGDRENESSKDDNSVSNRPSVFSHSNEPIVINLDSDDDELNESNTYVTNNHETSNSCSNNNDNNKNKNKNKNINNNSIKNNNSNNDESNANNNHNKNTNNNNDDKNDSDNDDDDRLIAEIANNRAKNDNTNTPADKSASIPSKTLDPKSYTNVSETTTPISNSIITEYPGHSSSYVGRQLPNILEKTPLNISRLGNSSHLISPSVTLSSPTPRKTATNVNSSALDTPPVIRMSSLDPGGSSAANQTTTRPFMNINNCITSTTDQFIHPQESSVFPVFPPREQDRDTSFSSGVASEFNVARSNVVGPTVRGATVFSNSASNKRNTSLPMAEPAAINEKRQLSMPILPTLPPNIPIRANSNKSVPPLLNNENTFSRPNPLIGTTVPLQRSKPIVNPFIPRRQYSNVLPQKRQLSNTSTTPSGPIMGTWNAQDYGNSSNDG; this is encoded by the coding sequence ATGATACATCTAGAGGACTATTGGGATGATGAAACGCCTGGGCCCGATAGAGAACCATCTACCGAATTGAGGAATGAAGTGGAGGAAACCATCACTTTGATGGAACTGTTAAAAGTATCGGAGCTGAAGGAAATTTGCAGGTCTTTATCTTTCCCCGTCTCTGGTCGGAAGGCGGTCCTACAGGACCTCATCAGGAATTTTCTGCAGAATGCTATTGTGGTGGGCAAGTCAGATCCTTATAGAGTCCAAGCCGTTAAATTTCTGATAGAGCGGATCAGGAAGAATGAGCCTTTGCCTGTTTACAAAGATCTTTGGGACGCCTTAAGGAAGGGTACTCCATTGAATGCTATCATGGTTCGTTCCATGGAGGGACCTTCTACGGCGCAGCAGCAATCGCCTTCCGTTATTAGACAGTCTCCCACACATCGGCGAAGAACGTCTAGTACTGCTAGCACGTCTCGCGCGCAGCCTGCAAACCCAGACgctgcttcttcttcttctcccGTGCTACCGACAATCCATTTCAAAGAATCGCCTTTTTACAAGATACAAAGGCTAATTCGTGAATTGGTAATGAAAGTGGAAATCACAGGTGGTAGAGGTATGTGTTCTGCGAAATTTAAGCTGTCCAAGGCGGATCATGATCTGATGATCAAGCCAAATAGCAAACATAGACTGTATTTATTCTCTGGGATGATAAATCCACTGGGGTCCCGAGGTAATGAACCTATCCAGTTCCCCTTCCCCAATGAACTAAGATGCAATAACGTTCAGATCAAAGATAACATAAGAGGTTTCAAGAGTAAACCAGGCACAGCCAAGCCAGCGGATTTGACTCCTTTTCTCAAGCCATACACTCAGCAAAACAACGTGGAGCTTATCTATGCCTTCACCACGAGAGAATACATGCTGTTTGGGTATATCGTGGAAATGATCAGCCCGGAGCAACTGTTGGAAAAAGTTTTAAAACATccaaaaattatcaaacaaGCTACATTGCtttatttgaagagaaCATTCaaagaggatgaagaaatggGGCTGACGACCACATCCACAATCATGAGTCTGCAATGTCCAATTTCCTACACGAGAATGAAATatccttcaaaatcaataaattgTAAGCACTTGCAATGCTTTGATGCATTGTGGTTCCTGCACTCTCAACTACAAATTCCCACGTGGCAGTGTCCGGTTTGCCAGATTGGCATAGCTTTGGAAAACTTGGCGATATCTGAATTTGTTGATGACATTCTACGGAATtgtgaagaaaatgttgaaCAAGTAGAACTCACTTCTGATGGCAAGTGGACCGCCATTTTggaggatgatgatgatgacgacaGTGACGGTGATGGTGGCGATAGAGAAAACGAAAGCTCGAAAGATGATAATTCCGTATCAAACCGTCCTTCTGTTTTTTCACATTCTAATGAACCGATTGTCATAAATCTTGacagtgatgatgatgaactCAATGAAAGCAACACTTATGTGACTAATAACCATGAAACTAGCAACAGTTgtagtaataataatgacaataataaaaataaaaataaaaataaaaatattaataataatagtattaaaaataataatagtaataatgatgaaagtaATGCCAATAATAATCACAATAAAAAtaccaataataataacgacgacaaaaatgatagtgataacgacgatgatgatcGACTTATAGCGGAGATAGCCAATAATCGCGCCAAAAACGACAATACAAATACACCAGCCGATAAAAGTGCAAGTATACCGTCGAAAACTCTGGATCCAAAAAGTTACACTAATGTTTCGGAAACGACAACCCCAATATCGAACAGCATTATCACTGAATATCCGGGACACAGTTCCAGTTACGTTGGTAGACAATTGCCGAATATTCTGGAAAAGACACCTTTGAATATATCCAGGCTTGGCAATTCCTCACACTTAATCTCTCCGAGTGTTACATTATCATCTCCGACTCCAAGAAAAACCGCTACAAACGTTAACTCCAGTGCCCTTGACACACCTCCAGTAATAAGAATGAGTTCCTTGGATCCCGGTGGATCTAGCGCGGCTAATCAGACGACCACAAGGCCTTTTATGAATATAAACAATTGTATCACGTCTACTACAGATCAGTTCATTCATCCTCAAGAATCTTCGGTTTTTCCGGTTTTCCCACCACGTGAACAAGACAGAGATACGTCGTTTTCTTCTGGTGTAGCTTCAGAATTCAACGTTGCACGTTCAAATGTTGTTGGTCCAACGGTACGCGGTGCAACCGTTTTTTCCAATAGTGCGTCgaataaaagaaatacCTCGTTACCAATGGCGGAGCCAGCTGcaataaatgaaaagcGACAGCTCTCGATGCCAATACTTCCTACATTGCCCCCCAACATTCCAATTCGGGCGAACTCAAACAAATCTGTACCTCCTCTGTTGAACAATGAAAACACCTTTTCACGTCCCAACCCTCTCATAGGTACAACTGTGCCATTGCAAAGGTCTAAACCCATAGTGAATCCGTTCATTCCGAGAAGGCAGTATTCTAATGTATTGCCACAAAAAAGACAGCTCTCTAATACGTCTACAACACCTAGTGGGCCCATAATGGGAACATGGAACGCCCAAGATTATGGAAATAGTTCTAACGATGGTTAG
- the STE14 gene encoding protein-S-isoprenylcysteine carboxyl O-methyltransferase (similar to Saccharomyces cerevisiae STE14 (YDR410C); ancestral locus Anc_5.510) produces MPKHHPQRIHELGVAWSKTILYMTLPILENFPLFNYTKKTIVRGSHSLFVYFFYCRCLIVEHNMFQDHPDANDERKYPDIKRNPLHEVTKTSYILGVLLGISLGLLPQIRFKNFNIFIIALSLFHFLEYYITAKYNPLKVHSESFLLNNGKSYMAAHSFAILECLIESLLFPDLKISSYSRITQLCTILGCILIILGQYSRTTAMHAAGHSFSHIVKTKKEPDHVLVKTGIYAWSRHPSYFGFFWWAIGTQLLLLNPISLVIFISVLWKFFNDRIRIEEKYLVEFFGRDYIDYKKEVSVGIPLL; encoded by the coding sequence ATGCCGAAACATCACCCGCAACGAATACATGAATTAGGCGTCGCATGGAGTAAAACAATTCTTTACATGACACTACCAATATTAGAAAACTTCCCATTGTTCAATtatacaaagaaaaccatAGTTCGAGGTAGTCATTCCCTTTTTGtctactttttttattgcagGTGTTTGATTGTTGAGCACAACATGTTTCAGGACCACCCGGATGCTAATGACGAACGTAAATATCCAGATATCAAACGCAACCCGCTGCACGAAGTGACCAAGACTTCTTATATCCTAGGTGTCCTGCTGGGTATATCTTTAGGGCTTTTACCACAAATCAGGTTTaagaatttcaatatttttatcattgCTCTGTCcttgtttcattttctggaGTATTATATTACGGCAAAGTATAACCCTCTCAAAGTACACTCAGAGtcatttcttttgaataatgGAAAGAGTTATATGGCGGCTCATTCTTTTGCCATTTTGGAATGCCTCATAGAAAGTTTACTCTTTCccgatttgaaaatttccagTTACTCTCGAATAACCCAATTATGCACCATACTTGGATGCATCCTAATTATTCTGGGACAATATAGTAGAACCACTGCCATGCATGCTGCGGGGCATTCGTTTTCACACATTGTGAAGACCAAGAAGGAGCCTGATCATGTGTTAGTGAAAACAGGCATTTATGCATGGTCAAGACATCCAAGttattttggtttcttttgGTGGGCTATTGGCACTCAATTACTTCTTCTAAATCCCATATCACTggttattttcatttctgtGCTCtggaagtttttcaatgatagAATTCGCATCGaggaaaaatatttggtaGAGTTCTTTGGCAGAGATTATATAGACTACAAGAAAGAAGTCAGTGTCGGAATACCATTATTGTAG
- the DFM1 gene encoding Dfm1p (similar to Saccharomyces cerevisiae DFM1 (YDR411C); ancestral locus Anc_5.513): protein MAGPRNVHVLHGNGGHNDDVMGLKEFWLSIPPVTRTLFTLSIFMTIVARLHLISPWYAIYVWDWTFKKVQLWRLLTSCLILSPSAMPALMELYSIYDRSSQLERAHFGPGLSNRRGPMVSVDYIYYLCFCMLSITTATTILYGSDYPLVLTSGFISCITYTWSIDNANVKIMFYGLIPVWGKYFPLIQLFISFVFNDGDFVISLIGFGTGYLYACLDTHTLGPIWGMISRKADPTYGILPNGKFPTPWWFASLYARIAGADHEPQRPSNSFVNVPPRETRTFSGRGQRLGTAPATPSQSSGSDSARTSGTQLRGGASNLNQFQGRGQRVGQTDSTSN, encoded by the coding sequence ATGGCAGGCCCAAGAAACGTGCATGTACTACATGGAAATGGAGGCCATAATGATGACGTGATGGGCCTAAAAGAATTCTGGTTAAGTATCCCCCCAGTAACAAGAACTTTATTTACTTTATCGATTTTCATGACGATTGTCGCTCGGTTGCATCTAATCAGCCCCTGGTACGCCATTTACGTGTGGGATTGGACATTCAAGAAGGTTCAGCTGTGGAGACTCCTCACTTCATGCCTAATACTTTCACCAAGTGCTATGCCTGCGCTTATGGAACTTTATAGTATTTATGACAGATCCTCGCAATTGGAGCGGGCACATTTTGGTCCGGGTTTATCCAACAGACGAGGTCCAATGGTTTCAGTTGATTACATCTATTATTTGTGCTTTTGTATGCTAAGCATTACTACGGCAACTACAATCCTCTATGGATCCGACTACCCCCTTGTACTCACCTCTGGGTTTATATCGTGCATTACATACACGTGGTCAATCGATAATGCCAACGTAAAAATAATGTTTTACGGGTTGATCCCCGTTTGGGGGAAGTATTTCCCCTTAATTCAGTTGTTCATCTCCTTTGTCTTTAATGATGGTGACTTCGTGATCTCATTGATCGGTTTCGGCACAGGATATCTTTATGCATGCTTAGATACACATACACTGGGGCCAATATGGGGGATGATATCTAGAAAGGCTGATCCAACGTACGGCATCTTGCCTAATGGGAAATTCCCCACTCCATGGTGGTTCGCCAGTCTTTATGCTCGTATAGCGGGTGCCGACCATGAACCGCAACGCCCCAGCAATAGCTTTGTCAATGTGCCACCAAGAGAAACAAGAACTTTTAGTGGAAGAGGCCAAAGATTGGGTACGGCCCCCGCAACACCGTCCCAATCTAGCGGCTCAGATTCGGCCCGGACTTCTGGTACTCAATTAAGAGGCGGAGCTTCGAACTTGAACCAATTTCAAGGTCGCGGCCAACGTGTAGGCCAAACAGACAGTACCTCCAATTGA
- the RRP17 gene encoding rRNA-processing protein RRP17 (similar to Saccharomyces cerevisiae RRP17 (YDR412W); ancestral locus Anc_5.514), whose translation MAVHTNRQILTRGKNYATKQSKKFGTDEVTFDKDSRLDYLTGFHKRKVQRQKKAQEFVKEQERLRKIEERQKIRQERKEIMEEQLKTFKEGLNLEADIEDAKKGEIDDFKVESDDSWHGFDSGKEDSDDDSDERNVRPILKKEAITETYDDSTTVEVETLEPNDNFEYLAHLNNVKLEKAEKVLNQSINRATKYAKFLGVDDKQKKKPKVKKFRYLTKNERRVNQRKANDNKRRR comes from the coding sequence ATGGCTGTTCACACTAATAGACAGATCCTTACCAGGGGGAAAAACTATGCTACGAAGCAATCAAAAAAGTTCGGTACCGATGAGGTAACATTTGACAAGGATTCCCGTTTGGACTATTTGACTGGATTCCACAAGAGAAAGGTGCAAAGACAAAAGAAGGCCCAAGAATTTGTCAAAGAGCAGGAAAGGCTCAGAAAAATTGAGGAAAGGCAGAAGATTCGTCAGGAACGTAAAGAGATTATGGAAGAACAGTTGAAGACGTTTAAAGAAGGTCTAAACTTGGAGGCCGATATAGAGGATGCGAAGAAGGGCGAAATTGACGACTTCAAAGTCGAGTCTGATGACTCCTGGCACGGATTTGATTCTGGTAAAGAGGACAGCGATGACGACAGTGATGAGCGCAACGTGAGGcctattttgaagaaggaagCTATCACTGAAACGTATGATGACTCAACTACTGTAGAAGTGGAAACTTTGGAACCTAACgacaattttgaatatttggCCCATTTGAACAATGTCAAGTTGgaaaaagcagaaaaagtACTCAATCAAAGCATAAACAGAGCCACCAAATACGCGAAGTTTTTAGGCGTAGATGAtaagcagaaaaagaagccaAAGGTAAAGAAGTTCAGATACTTGACCAAGAATGAACGTAGAGTGAACCAAAGAAAGGCAAACGATAACAAGCGTAGAAGATGA